The following proteins are co-located in the Chryseobacterium daecheongense genome:
- a CDS encoding DUF5689 domain-containing protein, whose protein sequence is MNIKKYFSIVMGVVLAASVTSCVQKDDWETPPVKCTNKFPAVTMTMADFKAQAPSSGYILINTDQIFDGYVVSSDENGNFYKTISFQDKPENPTVGLQIEVDRANNYADFPVGAHIRINAKGLRLGLDRGVVKIGSVDNTYAIGRIPGPLLSRYMSGVCNGNGLDIATLKPLELANLKLAQDANYLNVLVKVPNVQFSASEMGKKYIDYVGGAGVDTDRSIVDVFGNATNIRNSGFFTSGSALIPEGKGELTFVVSRYNSSWQMLIRSLNDVQFTGKRFFFEGFDGSLDDNWFAVSITGAQVWNIQQFGNPKPCVVMNGFSGGNNVNEDWLISKPISLQGFTSAALSFETDARYNGNPLEVFVTENYTGNPSTTNWVPLSAILDTNAAAFNTWTYSGDINLNAYVNKSISIAFKYTSTTSAAATWELDNVRVVGN, encoded by the coding sequence ATGAATATAAAAAAATACTTTAGTATAGTAATGGGAGTGGTTTTGGCAGCTTCTGTTACATCTTGCGTGCAAAAAGATGATTGGGAAACTCCACCCGTTAAGTGCACGAATAAATTTCCTGCGGTTACGATGACTATGGCTGATTTTAAAGCCCAGGCTCCGTCGAGTGGTTATATTCTCATCAATACGGATCAGATTTTCGATGGTTATGTAGTGTCTTCAGATGAAAACGGCAATTTCTATAAAACGATTTCTTTTCAGGATAAACCTGAAAATCCTACCGTGGGATTACAAATTGAAGTAGATAGAGCAAATAATTATGCTGATTTCCCTGTGGGAGCCCATATCAGAATTAATGCAAAAGGATTAAGACTTGGACTTGACAGAGGAGTTGTGAAGATAGGCTCCGTGGATAATACTTATGCTATAGGAAGAATCCCGGGACCTTTACTGAGCAGATATATGTCTGGGGTATGTAATGGAAACGGACTTGATATTGCTACGTTAAAGCCTCTTGAATTGGCGAATCTGAAGTTGGCCCAGGATGCTAATTATCTGAATGTGCTGGTGAAGGTTCCGAATGTTCAGTTTTCTGCTTCTGAGATGGGTAAGAAATACATAGATTATGTAGGTGGTGCAGGAGTAGATACTGATAGAAGTATCGTGGATGTCTTTGGAAATGCAACGAATATTAGAAATTCAGGGTTTTTTACTTCTGGCTCTGCTTTGATTCCTGAAGGAAAAGGGGAACTGACATTTGTAGTAAGCCGCTACAATTCTTCATGGCAAATGCTGATCAGAAGTTTGAACGATGTACAATTTACGGGGAAAAGGTTTTTCTTTGAAGGTTTTGATGGAAGTCTGGATGATAATTGGTTTGCTGTAAGTATCACAGGAGCGCAGGTATGGAATATTCAACAGTTTGGAAATCCAAAACCATGTGTAGTGATGAATGGTTTTTCCGGAGGTAATAATGTTAATGAGGACTGGCTGATTTCTAAACCAATTTCTTTGCAGGGCTTTACTTCGGCAGCTTTATCATTTGAAACTGACGCAAGATATAATGGTAACCCACTTGAAGTTTTTGTTACTGAAAACTACACCGGAAATCCATCGACAACAAACTGGGTGCCTTTATCTGCAATACTGGATACAAATGCGGCTGCGTTTAATACCTGGACTTATTCCGGAGATATTAATCTTAATGCCTATGTTAATAAAAGTATTTCAATTGCATTTAAATATACCTCCACAACATCGGCTGCTGCCACCTGGGAGCTAGACAATGTTAGAGTAGTGGGTAATTAA
- a CDS encoding M penetrans family 1 protein — MKKLLYISGILTCFMLMSFMYVDFFSSMTKVDYIDGSKTLKFTTKMNTSHISDAIKINPNTAGFEAEVKKYVNNNFDVYVNGSPKTITFTGSQVSGETVWVYFETGGVSDINTLKIKNTILLSAFPKQSNIVTISYKGSQKVMNFQRGKEVNEVSF, encoded by the coding sequence ATGAAAAAACTTTTATATATATCAGGAATTTTAACATGTTTTATGTTAATGAGTTTTATGTATGTAGACTTTTTCTCTTCAATGACTAAGGTTGATTATATAGATGGAAGCAAAACATTGAAGTTCACCACGAAAATGAATACGAGTCATATTTCCGATGCTATTAAGATAAATCCGAATACAGCAGGTTTTGAGGCAGAAGTAAAAAAATATGTCAATAATAATTTTGATGTGTACGTCAACGGCTCTCCAAAAACAATAACATTTACAGGAAGTCAGGTAAGCGGAGAAACTGTATGGGTATATTTTGAAACCGGAGGTGTTTCAGATATCAATACCTTGAAAATAAAAAACACGATCCTTCTAAGCGCCTTTCCAAAACAGAGTAACATTGTTACTATCTCGTATAAAGGAAGTCAGAAAGTAATGAATTTCCAACGAGGGAAAGAAGTGAACGAAGTATCTTTTTAA